A region from the Bubalus kerabau isolate K-KA32 ecotype Philippines breed swamp buffalo chromosome 12, PCC_UOA_SB_1v2, whole genome shotgun sequence genome encodes:
- the RASL11A gene encoding ras-like protein family member 11A: MSGHFLLAPIPESSSDYLLPKDIKLAVLGAGRVGKSAMIVRFLTKRFIGDYEPNTGKLYSRLVYVEGDQVSLQIQDTPGGIQVQDSLMQAGDPLSKCVQWAEGFLLVYSITDYDSYLAIRPLHQHIRKVHPDSRAPIVIVGNKGDLLHARQVQTREGVQLANELGSLFLEVSTSENYEDVCDAFRHLCREVSKLHNLGSERRRASVVPRPRSPNMQDLKRRFKQALSSKAKAPSAPTLG, from the exons ATGTCCGGGCACTTTCTCCTCGCGCCCATCCCCGAGTCCTCTTCCGACTACCTCTTGCCCAAGGACATCAAACTGGCCGTGCTGGGCGCCGGCCGCGTGGGCAAGAGCG ctaTGATCGTGCGCTTCCTGACCAAGAGATTCATCGGCGATTATGAGCCGAATACAG GCAAGTTGTACTCGCGGCTTGTGTACGTGGAGGGAGACCAGGTCTCCCTGCAGATCCAGGACACCCCCGGGGGCATCCAG GTCCAGGACAGCCTCATGCAGGCGGGTGACCCCTTGTCCAAGTGCGTGCAGTGGGCAGAGGGCTTCCTGTTGGTCTATTCCATCACGGACTATGACAGCTACCTAGCCATCCGCCCCCTGCACCAGCACATCCGAAAGGTCCACCCTGACTCCAGAGCCCCCATCGTCATCGTGGGCAACAAGGGGGACCTGCTGCATGCCCGGCAGGTACAGACCCGAGAGGGCGTCCAGCTGGCCAACGAGCTGGGCAGCCTGTTCCTGGAAGTTTCCACCAGCGAGAACTACGAAGATGTGTGTGATGCATTCCGGCATCTATGCAGAGAAGTAAGCAAGCTGCACAACCTGGGGTCAGAGAGGAGGAGAGCGTCCGTCGTCCCGCGGCCGCGCTCTCCCAACATGCAGGATCTCAAGAGGCGCTTCAAGCAGGCTCTGTCCTCCAAGGCCAAGGccccctctgcccccactctGGGGTAG
- the RPL21 gene encoding large ribosomal subunit protein eL21 — protein MTNTKGKRRGTRYMFSRPFRKHGVVPLATYMRIYRKGDIVDIKGMGTVQKGMPHKCYHGKTGRVYNVTQHAVGIIVNKQVKGKILAKRINVRIEHIKHSKSRDSFLKRVKENDQKKKEAKEKGTWVQLKRQPAPPREAHFVRTNGKEPELLEPIPYEFMA, from the exons ATGACCAACACAAAGGGAAAGAGGCGGGGTACCCGCTACATGTTCTCCAGGCCTTTCAGAAAACATG gaGTTGTTCCTTTGGCCACATACATGCGAATCTACAGGAAGGGTGATATTGTAGATATCAAG GGAATGGGTACTGTTCAAAAAGGAATGCCCCACAAATGTTACCATGGTAAAACTGGGAGAGTCTACAATGTCACCCAGCATGCTGTTGGCATCATTGTAAACAAACAAGTTAA GGGCaagattcttgccaagagaattaaTGTGCGTATCGAGCATATTAAGCACTCTAAGAGCCGAGATAGCTTCCTGAAACGTGTGAAGGAAAATgatcagaaaaagaaggaagccaAAGAGAAAGGGACTTGGGTTCAGCTGAAGCGCCAG CCTGCTCCACCCAGAGAAGCACACTTTGTGAGGACCAATGGAAAGGAACCCGAACTGTTGGAGCCCATTCCCTATGAATTCATGGCCTGA